From Streptomyces sp. SAI-135:
GCGGGTCATCGGCACCATCGAGGCGATCCAGCGCGAGCTGTCCACGCCGGACGGCTTCATCCTGCGCTACCCGACCTCCAGCGGCGACGAGAACGTCGACGGCCTCCCCGGCGACGAAGGGGCCTTCCTGGCCTGCTCGTTCTGGATGGCGGACGACTTGGCGATGATCGGCCGCGTGGACGAGGCCAGGAAGCTCTTCGAGAAGCTCCTCTCGCTCCGCAACGACCTCGGTCTGCTCGCCGAGGAGTGGGACCCGCGCCTGCAACGTCAGGTCGGCAACTTCCCGCAGGCCTTCAGCCACGTCCCGCTCATCGACACCGCCCTGCGGCTGACGGCCTCGGGGGCGTACGGCGGCTGAACAGGACCCGGACGCCGGGCCCGCCTAGGCTGGGAAGCACCATCGGCCCCTGCACGGAAGGGGGCGCCCCATGGCATCCCCGTCGAAGGCGGGCGCGGCCCTCACCGCGCTGCGCGAGGACCTGACCGGCGACGTGTTCGCCCCGGGGGACCCGGGCTACGACGAGGCCCGGACCGTCTTCAACGCGATGATCGACCGCCGGCCCGCGGTGATCGCGCAGTGCGTGGACGAGGAGGACGTCGTCCGGGCCGTGCGCTGCGCCCGTGACCTCGACCTGCCGATCGCGGTGCGCGGCGGCGGCCACAGCGTGGCGGGCATGGCTCTGAACGACGGCGGGCTGGTCGTCGACCTGCGCCACATGCGCGCGGTCACCGTCGACCCCGCGGTCCGGGCGGCGCGCGTGGCGGGCGGCGCCACGATGAGCGACCTGGACCGCGCCTGCCAGCCGCACGGCCTCGCCACCACCGGCGGCCGGGCCTCGACGACCGGGGTCGGCGGCTTCGTGCTGGGCGGCGGCAGCGGCTGGCTCGACCGATGCTGCGGACTCGCCGTCGACAACCTGCTCGATGTGGAACTGGTCACCGCCGACGGCACCAGGCTGCACGCGAACGCCGAGGACAACCCCGACCTGTTCTGGGCCCTGCACGGCGGCGGCGGCAACTTCGGCATCGCCACCGCGCTGACGCTGAGGCTGCACGAACTGCCCGAGTTCTCCATCGCGCTGCTGATGTACCTCCCGGAGTTCGGCCCCGAGGTGGTGCGCACCTACCGGGACGTGATCGCGGCCGGACCGGACGAGGCGTCGGGCGGGGTGCTCTACCTCACCGGCCCGCCCGAGGAGTTCGTACCGCCGCACCTGGTCGGCACCCTGCTGTGCGGCGTCCTGATGACGTACGCCGGCGGGGAGGCGGACCTGCGCGAACTGGCCGAGCCGCTGCTGGCGCTGCCGCATGTGACGGAGATCGTCGGGGCGATGCCGTACGCGGACGTCCAGTGCATGATCGACGATCCGCCGGGGATGCGGAACTACTGGTCGGCGGAGTACCTGACGGGCGCGCCGGACGACTTCGTGGACGTCTACTGCGCCCGCGCGGACTCCCTCCCGGTGCCCACCGGCAGCCAGCAGGTGCTGCTGCCGCTGGGCGGGGCGATCGCAGCCGGTCCGCGCGAGTTCCCGGTGCCGTACCGGGACGCGGCCTGGGCCGTGCACCCGTTCGGGATCTGGGAGGACCCGGCGGACGACGAGCGGGGCGTCCAGTGGGTCAGGGACATGCGCGCCGACGTCCAGCCGTGGAGCACCGGCGCGGTCTATCTCAACTTCATCGGCGACGAGGGCGCGGACCGCGTGGCGGCCGGGGTCGGCCCCGAGAACACCCGCCGCCTTGCCGAGGTGAAGCGCCAGTACGACCCGGACAACGTGTTCCGCTTCAACCACAACATCAGGCCGGCCTGAGCGCCGTCAGCGTGCGTTCGCCGCCCGGGTCCCCCGCGGTGGCCGGGACCAGGGCGATCTCGTCCAGCCCGGCCTCGGCATAGGCGTCGATCCGCGCCCGTACGGCGTCCAGGTCGCCCACCAGCCCGACCGTGCCCGCGGCCGCCGCGGGCAGGGCCCGCACCAGGGTCTCCCGGTCCGCGCCGCCCGCGGCGAGCTCCACCGCCTCCCCGAACCCGGCCGCGGTGAAGACCTCGCGGTAGCCCGGCACCGTCAGGTATCCGGCGATGCCGCCCAGCACCTGCGCGAGCGCCCCGGCGTCGGGGTCGACGGCCGCCGGCAGCCAGGCGGCGAGCACGGGCGGCGTCCGGCCGGCCTTCCGGGCCGCCGCGTCCAGCCCCGCGCGCAGGGCCCGCACCTGCTCCGGGGAGACGACGTCCAGCAGCATGCGGTCGGCGTGCGCGGCGGCCGTGGCGATCGCGCGCGGCCCGAACGCGGCCACCGTGAGGGGCCCGCCGGACGGCGGCAACCGGCGGCGGAAGGGGCTGCCGGGCACGACCGGTTCCCCCGGGGAGGCGTGCAGCAACCGCCGTACGGCTGCCGCCTGTTCCTCCAGTACGGCAGCGGGCCGTGACCGCGGCCGGTCGTGCACGCCCTCGACCACCCGCTTGCTGGACGTGCCCAGGGCCACCCCGACCGGACGGCCGACGAGGGCCGCGACCGAGGCGGCGCCGCGGGCCGTGGTGTACGGATCGCGCACGTTGACCGGGACCGGTCCCGCGGTCAGCGCGACCCGCTCGGTGGCCCGCCCGATCGCGGTGGCGAGGACGAACGCGTCCCAGGTCGGGCCCTCCCCGGCCCACACCTCCCGGTACCCGAGCCGGTCGGCGGCCACCGCCACCCGTACCGGCTCCTCCACCGCGCTGTCGTCCTCCCGGGCCACGGCCACCACGCTGAAGTCCATGCCCCGGCCGCTACCCCGGCACGGCACCGGGCACGCCTCGGGTAGCGTCCGGCTCATGGACAGCGGCACGAACAGCGGTTTCGACACCCAGGGCGCCGGGATCACCGTGCAGCGCGCGCTGGAGCTGCCCGGTCTGCGCAGCGGCCTCCCGGAGATCCTCGCGGGCGCGGACCGGCTGCACCGGACCGTGCGGTGGGTGCACGCGGGCGAGGTCCCGAACATCGCCTCCCTGCTGAAGGGCGGGGAGCTGCTGCTGACCACCGGCTACGGGCTCGGCACCCGTCCGGCCGAGCAGCGCGCCTTCGTGCGCACGCTGGCCGAGCGCGGGATCGCGGCCCTGGTCGTCGAGCTCGGCCCGCGCTTCACACGGCTGCCCGCGGCCCTGGTCGACACGGCCCGCGCGACCGGCCTGCCACTTGTCCAGCTGCACCGCGAGGTGCCCTTCGTGACGGTCACCGAGGAGATCCACACCGAGATCGTCAACGGTCACTACGCGCTGCTCCAGCGGGCCGAGGAGGTGCACCGCCGCTGTACCGAGGCCCTGCTGGGCGGCGGCGGTGTCCCGCAGGTCCTCGGCATCCTGGCCGACTTCAGCGGCAACCCGGTCTTCCTGGAGACGACCGACGGACAGCTCCTGTACGCCGCGGGCGAGGGCCCCGAGGGCGCCGACCCGCTCCAGGTGTGGGAGGGACTGCGCGGCCAGCACAAGGACGCGCCGCCTGCCGGGTCGGTCCTCGTGGACGTGCCCGGGGGCGGGGCCGGTACGGGTTCGGTGCGGGCGCGGCTGGTCCTGCTGCCCGTGCGGGGGCCGATGGGGCCGGTGCACCGGATGGCGGCGGAACGGGCCGCGGGCATCCTCGCCGTCGTCCTGATGCAGGCCCGCCAGGAGGAGGAGCTGGCGGCCCGCGGGCGCGGCGACTTCCTGACCGACCTCGCCGAGGGCCGGATCACCGCCGAGGACGCGCCCGCGCAGGCGCGCGTGCTGGGCTTCAGGCCGGGCGGCGGCCCGCTGCTGCCCGTCGTGATGCACCTCGGCTCCTCGGGCGGCGGCTGGGCGGTCCTGGCCCGGGCGGTCTCCGAGGAGCTGGCCGCGGTCGGCGTGCCGGTTCTGCTGGGCGTACGGCCCGTCGAGGGCCGGGTGCTCGTGCTGCTCGGTCTGCGCTCGGAGTCGGAGCGCCCGGCGGTCGCGGACCGGGTCGCGGCGGCCCTGCGGGCGGGCGTGGAGCGGGCCGGGATGCAGCGGCCGGGCGCGCAGCCGCCGGTCGTGGTCGTCGGGGTCGCCGGCGGCTGGGCTGCGGCCTCGGCGGGCCTGCGCCACGCGGCCGAGACGGCGACGGCGGCGCAGGGCCTGTCGGACCGCCCCTGGTACGACGCCCGCCGCCTCGACATCGACCTGCTGCTGTGGCGGCTGCGCGACCATCCGGACCTCGCGGCTTTCGTGGACCGCGCCATCGGCCCGCTGCGCGCCCACGACAACCGCTCCAAGCCGCCCCTGCTGCCGACCCTGGAGACCTATCTGGCGCACGCCGGCCGCAAGGCGGAGACGGCCCGCGAACTCCACCTCAACCGGCAGACCCTCTACAACCGCCTCGCCCGCATCGGCGAGTTGCTCGGCACGGACCTCGACGACCCGCAGACGGTACTGGCGTTGAGCCTGGCGCTGCGGGCACGCCGACACGTGCCCTAAGGTCCGGTCCGGCCCTTCAGATCAGCGGCCGGGGCTGGGTCAACTCGTCGTAGACGCTGAGCACTTGCGCGACCGTCTCGTCCTCGGTCGGCCAGGTCGCCGCCTGCCGCACCCCGCGCTCCCTCAGCAGCTCCCGCCGCTCGGGGTCGCCGAGCAGCCGCACCACGGCCCCGGCGAGGGCCTCCGGGTCGCCGTACGGGACGAGTTCGGCCGCGTCGCCGACGAGTTCGGGGATGCCGCCGACCTCGGTGGCGACGAGCGGCACCCGCGCGTGGAAGGCCTCCTGGGCGAGCACCGAGCGCGCTTCCCAGCGGCTGGGCAGGAGCGCGAGATCGGCGGCCGCGAGCAGTTCGGAGACGTCGTCGCGCCGCCCGATCAGCCGGACCGGCAGCCCTTCCTCCTCGATACGGCTCTGCAGGACCGCCCGCAGCGGCCCCTCACCGGCGACGACGACCAGCGGCACGGGGTCGAGAAGGCGCCACGCGCGTGTGGCGTCGAGCAGCGTCTCGTAGCCCTTGTGCCGCTCCAGTGCGCCGACCGCCATCAGCAACGGGCGCCCGATGGCGCCTAGTTCCGCCCGCACCTTGGGCCGCAGCCGGTCGGGGTCCTCCTGCTCGACGACCACGCGCGGCCCGGGCAGGGCGACGGCGGCCAGGCGCGCGTCCCGGGCACCGGTCCTGCGGGCGCGGTCCACGAGGGCCGAGGTGGAACCGAGGACCACGGAGGCCGCCTTGACGACCCGGCGTTCCAGAAGGCGCACGAAATGGGCCCGCGCTCCTTCGGCGTACGCCCGGTCGTGCCAGGTGACGACGAGCGGGGTCCGGCGCCCGCTGAGCGCGAGCACCGCGCGGAACGAGGCGTGCAGCCCGTGCGCGTGCACCAGGTCCGCGTCCGCACAGGCCGCCCGCAGCACCGCCACGGAGGTCGGGTCACTGCTGCGCGGCACGTGCACGTGGTCGGCACCGGCCCCGGTGAAGTCGTAGGCGCGATCCGCCTCGGCGGGGGCGCACACCGTGACCCGCACGCCCCGCGCGACGAGCCCCGAGGTCAGGGAGCGCACATGCGCGCTGCTGCCGGCGTTGCCTCCGCCCAGCACCTGCACGGTGCGCAGCGGCGACTGGCCGTGCGGTGAGTGGCTGCTCACGGGGGTCACGTGGCCGGGCTCCTGGTTCGGGTCGGACGGTCACGAGGAAACGTACAGAAGGTGTCGAGCGGAGGGGTGTACCGCGCGCTTCCTACGCGTGACGGGTTCCCTGCCAAGGATGCCAGGACGTACGGGTGTTCCGTGCATGCGGAGAACGGGGGAAGGGCGTGTGCGGCGAGTCGGCGTCACTCACAAGAGTGACAGTGGGGTGTCCAACCCGTTTCCAGGGCCCGGCCGCCGGGGTCCCGGCCAACTGGACAGCGGCGCTGGTGACTTCGCCGCTCACCAGCGCACCCAGATGTGCCCGAGAGCCCGGCGGGAGTGAGGCGGGGACCCCGGCAACCCGGCGCGCAGGACGGCCGGTGCGGGCGCGCGTCACGACTTCGGTGAGTCGCAGCCGCGCACCCCTCACGCGTCCGCACGTGCCGTGGCCAGCAGCTCCTCCGCGTGCGCCCGGGCCGTCTCCGAGTCCTCCTGGCCCGCGAGCATCCGGGACAGCTCCCGGACCCGCTCCTCGCCCTCCAGCACCTTCACACCGGACCGGGTCACGGAGCCGTCGTTCGTCTTCTCCACCAGCAGCTGCCGGTCGGCGAAGGCCGCGACCTGCGGCAGGTGGGTCACCACCACGACCTGCGCGGTCTTCGCGAGCCGCGCGAGGCGCCGCCCGATCTCGACCGCCGCCTTGCCGCCGACACCGGCGTCGACCTCGTCGAAGAGGTACGTCGGCACCGGGTCCGTCCCCGCGAAGACGACCTCGACGGCCAGCATCACGCGCGAGAGCTCACCGCCGGACGCGCCCTTGGCGATGGGCCGCGGCGGCGCACCGGGGTGCGGGGCGAGCAGCAGTTCGACCTCGTCGGCACCGGCCGGGCCGTACGCGACCGCGCGCCCGCCGACCTCCACGCCGTCCGGGTCCTCGGTCTGCCGGATGGCGAAGGACACGCGCGCGTGGGGCATCGCCAGGGAGGCCAGCTCCGCCGTCACCGCCGCCGCGAACCGCTCCGCGGCCTCGGTCCGCGCATCCGTCAACGCCTGTGCGAGTCCGCCCAGTTCGGCCCTGAGCGCGTCCCGCTCGGCGGTCAGCTCGTCGATCCGCTCGTCGTCGCCGTCCAGTTCGGTCAGGCGCGCGGCGCTCTGCTCGGCCCAGGTGAGCACGGCGGCCACGTCCTCGCCGTACTTGCGCGTCAGCGCGGTGAGCGCGGCCCGCCGCTCCTCGACGGCCGACAGCCGCAGCGGATCGGCGTCCAGGTCGTCGGCGTACCCCGCCAGCTCGCCCGCCACATCGCCCAGCAGGATCCCGATCTCCCCGATCCGGTCGGCCAGCGCGGCGAGGGCCGGATCGTGCGACCGTACGGCCTCCAGAGCCCGCTGGGCGCCCGCCACGAGCGTCGCCGCGTCGATGCCCTCGGGGTCCTCGGGATTGCCCGCGAGGGCGGCATGGGCGGCCGTGGCGGCGGACGACAGTGCCTCGGCGTGCCCGAGCCGTTCCGCCTCCTCCGCCAGCTCGACGTCCTCGCCGGCCCGCGGTTCCACCCCCGCGATCTCGTCGAGCCCGAACCGCAGCAGGTCGGCTTCCTGGGCCCGCTCACGCGCGCGTGTGACGATCTCGTCCAGCTCGGCGGAGACGGCCCGCAGCCGCCGGTAGGCCTCGGTGTACTTGGCGAGCGGCACGGCGACCGCGTCGCCCGCGTACCGGTCCAGCGCCTGCCGCTGCCGGTTCAGCTTGAGCAGCCCCTGCTGATCGGTCTGCCCGTGGACGGCGACCAGCTCGTCGGCGAGCTCGGCGAGCACCCCGACGGGCACCGACCGCCCGCCCAGGTGCGCCCGCGACCGCCCTTCGGCGGAAACGGTGCGGCTGATCAGCAGCGCCCCGTCGTCGAGCTCGGCCCCCGCCTCCTCGGCCCGTACGACGACGGAGTCGCCGGCGGCCACGGTGATCCGCCCCTCCACGACCGCCTTCTCGGCCCCGATCCGCACGAGCGCCGCGTCAGCCCGTCCCCCGAGCAACAGCCCCAGGCTGGTGACCACCATGGTCTTGCCCGCACCCGTCTCACCGGTGACAGCGGTGAACCCGGGCGACAACTCGACGACGGCGTCATCGATGACTCCGAGCGACCGTATCCGCATCTCTTCCAGCACGGTGAAGACCTTACGAGGTCGGGGCGGGCGAGTGCGAGGTGCCCTTGTCACTCGGGCGAGTGTCAGGCCTTCAGGGGCGCGGGGAACTGCGCGAGAAGCCCCACCGACCGAAGGCCGCCCACGCTCCGCAACCAGCCCCCACGGTCGGCTAGTGAGGCGCCCCCCGCCACCCGGACACGGGCAACGCGAACTTCGCCACAAGCCGATCCGTGAACGAAGCATGATGCAGTCGAGCCAGCCGCACCGGCACAGCCCCCCGCCGCACCTCCACCCGCGCCCCCGGCGGCAACTCGAACGTCCGCCGCCCGTCACACCACAACACCCCCGGCGGAATGTGCGGCAACAACTCCACGGCCAGCACGGAGTTCGGCGAGGTCACCAACGGCTTCGCGAACAACGCGTGCGCGGAGATCGGCACCATCAGCAGCGCCTCCACCTCGGGCCACACCACGGGCCCGCCCGCGGAGAAGGCGTACGCCGTGGACCCCGTGGGCGTGGACAGCACGATCCCGTCGCACCCGAACCCCGTCACCGGCCGCCCGTCGATCTCCAGCACGACCTCGAGGAGCTTCTCGGCGCCGGCCTTCTGCACGGCCGCCTCGTTCAGCGCCCAGTCGGTGTGGACGATGTCCCCGTTCCGGTGAACGACGACATCGACGGTCATCCGCTCCTCGACCTCGTACGCCTTGGACACCACCCGGTCGACGACCTTGTCGAGATCGTCCCGCTCGGCCTCCGCGAGGAACCCGACACTGCCCAGGTTGACGCCGAGCATCGGCACCCCGGAAGCGCGGGCGAACTCCGCGCCGCGCAGCAGCGTCCCGTCACCGCCGAGCACGATGAGCAGCTCGCACCCTTCGAGGCACTGCGGGGTGGCCTCCTTGACCAGCTGCACCTCGGGCGGCAGCGGCAGGTCGGCCGCCTCGTACTCCAGGACGCGCACGCCGATGTCGGAGCGCAGCAGCCCCTTCACGACCAGCTCGGCACTGCGAATGGCCGCGGGCCGCCCGGTGTGGGCGAGCAGGAAAACAGTACGAGCTCGGTTCTGGCTCAACGCGGCCCCTCCGCAACTGCACGGTCGACATCGGCCGGGTCCAGGGCGGGCGCCCCGGCACGCAGCCACAGAAAGTATTCGACATTGCCCGAGGGTCCGGGCAACGGACTGGCCGTGACCCCGTTCACCCCGAGCCCGAGCTCGCCCGCCTTCTCGGCCACTCCCCGCACGGCCTCCGCCCGCAGCTGCGTGCTCCGTACGACTCCCCCGCTGCCCAGCCGTTCCTTCCCCACCTCGAACTGCGGCTTCACCATCATCACCAGATCGGCGTCCGGCTTCACGCACCGCACCAGGGCGGGCAGTACCAGTCCGAGCGGGATGAAGGACAGATCCCCCACGACAAGATCCACTGGTTCCCCATCGATCGCTTCGAGCGTCAACTCGCGTACGTTCGTACGGTCCTTGACGGTGACGCGTTCATCGCTCCGGAGAGACCACGCGAGTTGTCCGTACCCGACGTCGACGGCGACCACGTGCGCGGCCCCGGCCCGCAGCAGCACATCGGTGAAACCGCCGGTGGAGGCGCCGGCGTCCAGCGCCCGCCGCCCTTCGACGACGAGCCCCTGCGGCACGAACACCTCCAGCGCCCCCGCGAGCTTGTGCCCACCGCGGGACACGTAGTCGGGATCGCCGTCGTCGCTCTGCACCACGATCGCCGCCGCGGTCTCCACCTGAGTGGCGGGCTTGGTCGCCACGGTCTTGCCGACGGTGACCCGCCCGGCCGCGATCAGCTGGCTG
This genomic window contains:
- a CDS encoding FAD-binding oxidoreductase produces the protein MASPSKAGAALTALREDLTGDVFAPGDPGYDEARTVFNAMIDRRPAVIAQCVDEEDVVRAVRCARDLDLPIAVRGGGHSVAGMALNDGGLVVDLRHMRAVTVDPAVRAARVAGGATMSDLDRACQPHGLATTGGRASTTGVGGFVLGGGSGWLDRCCGLAVDNLLDVELVTADGTRLHANAEDNPDLFWALHGGGGNFGIATALTLRLHELPEFSIALLMYLPEFGPEVVRTYRDVIAAGPDEASGGVLYLTGPPEEFVPPHLVGTLLCGVLMTYAGGEADLRELAEPLLALPHVTEIVGAMPYADVQCMIDDPPGMRNYWSAEYLTGAPDDFVDVYCARADSLPVPTGSQQVLLPLGGAIAAGPREFPVPYRDAAWAVHPFGIWEDPADDERGVQWVRDMRADVQPWSTGAVYLNFIGDEGADRVAAGVGPENTRRLAEVKRQYDPDNVFRFNHNIRPA
- a CDS encoding LLM class F420-dependent oxidoreductase, whose product is MDFSVVAVAREDDSAVEEPVRVAVAADRLGYREVWAGEGPTWDAFVLATAIGRATERVALTAGPVPVNVRDPYTTARGAASVAALVGRPVGVALGTSSKRVVEGVHDRPRSRPAAVLEEQAAAVRRLLHASPGEPVVPGSPFRRRLPPSGGPLTVAAFGPRAIATAAAHADRMLLDVVSPEQVRALRAGLDAAARKAGRTPPVLAAWLPAAVDPDAGALAQVLGGIAGYLTVPGYREVFTAAGFGEAVELAAGGADRETLVRALPAAAAGTVGLVGDLDAVRARIDAYAEAGLDEIALVPATAGDPGGERTLTALRPA
- a CDS encoding PucR family transcriptional regulator ligand-binding domain-containing protein, coding for MDSGTNSGFDTQGAGITVQRALELPGLRSGLPEILAGADRLHRTVRWVHAGEVPNIASLLKGGELLLTTGYGLGTRPAEQRAFVRTLAERGIAALVVELGPRFTRLPAALVDTARATGLPLVQLHREVPFVTVTEEIHTEIVNGHYALLQRAEEVHRRCTEALLGGGGVPQVLGILADFSGNPVFLETTDGQLLYAAGEGPEGADPLQVWEGLRGQHKDAPPAGSVLVDVPGGGAGTGSVRARLVLLPVRGPMGPVHRMAAERAAGILAVVLMQARQEEELAARGRGDFLTDLAEGRITAEDAPAQARVLGFRPGGGPLLPVVMHLGSSGGGWAVLARAVSEELAAVGVPVLLGVRPVEGRVLVLLGLRSESERPAVADRVAAALRAGVERAGMQRPGAQPPVVVVGVAGGWAAASAGLRHAAETATAAQGLSDRPWYDARRLDIDLLLWRLRDHPDLAAFVDRAIGPLRAHDNRSKPPLLPTLETYLAHAGRKAETARELHLNRQTLYNRLARIGELLGTDLDDPQTVLALSLALRARRHVP
- a CDS encoding glycosyltransferase family 4 protein; translated protein: MTPVSSHSPHGQSPLRTVQVLGGGNAGSSAHVRSLTSGLVARGVRVTVCAPAEADRAYDFTGAGADHVHVPRSSDPTSVAVLRAACADADLVHAHGLHASFRAVLALSGRRTPLVVTWHDRAYAEGARAHFVRLLERRVVKAASVVLGSTSALVDRARRTGARDARLAAVALPGPRVVVEQEDPDRLRPKVRAELGAIGRPLLMAVGALERHKGYETLLDATRAWRLLDPVPLVVVAGEGPLRAVLQSRIEEEGLPVRLIGRRDDVSELLAAADLALLPSRWEARSVLAQEAFHARVPLVATEVGGIPELVGDAAELVPYGDPEALAGAVVRLLGDPERRELLRERGVRQAATWPTEDETVAQVLSVYDELTQPRPLI
- the recN gene encoding DNA repair protein RecN, producing the protein MRIRSLGVIDDAVVELSPGFTAVTGETGAGKTMVVTSLGLLLGGRADAALVRIGAEKAVVEGRITVAAGDSVVVRAEEAGAELDDGALLISRTVSAEGRSRAHLGGRSVPVGVLAELADELVAVHGQTDQQGLLKLNRQRQALDRYAGDAVAVPLAKYTEAYRRLRAVSAELDEIVTRARERAQEADLLRFGLDEIAGVEPRAGEDVELAEEAERLGHAEALSSAATAAHAALAGNPEDPEGIDAATLVAGAQRALEAVRSHDPALAALADRIGEIGILLGDVAGELAGYADDLDADPLRLSAVEERRAALTALTRKYGEDVAAVLTWAEQSAARLTELDGDDERIDELTAERDALRAELGGLAQALTDARTEAAERFAAAVTAELASLAMPHARVSFAIRQTEDPDGVEVGGRAVAYGPAGADEVELLLAPHPGAPPRPIAKGASGGELSRVMLAVEVVFAGTDPVPTYLFDEVDAGVGGKAAVEIGRRLARLAKTAQVVVVTHLPQVAAFADRQLLVEKTNDGSVTRSGVKVLEGEERVRELSRMLAGQEDSETARAHAEELLATARADA
- a CDS encoding NAD kinase, which codes for MSQNRARTVFLLAHTGRPAAIRSAELVVKGLLRSDIGVRVLEYEAADLPLPPEVQLVKEATPQCLEGCELLIVLGGDGTLLRGAEFARASGVPMLGVNLGSVGFLAEAERDDLDKVVDRVVSKAYEVEERMTVDVVVHRNGDIVHTDWALNEAAVQKAGAEKLLEVVLEIDGRPVTGFGCDGIVLSTPTGSTAYAFSAGGPVVWPEVEALLMVPISAHALFAKPLVTSPNSVLAVELLPHIPPGVLWCDGRRTFELPPGARVEVRRGAVPVRLARLHHASFTDRLVAKFALPVSGWRGAPH
- a CDS encoding TlyA family RNA methyltransferase, with the protein product MAGVARRRLDAELVRRKLARSREHASQLIAAGRVTVGKTVATKPATQVETAAAIVVQSDDGDPDYVSRGGHKLAGALEVFVPQGLVVEGRRALDAGASTGGFTDVLLRAGAAHVVAVDVGYGQLAWSLRSDERVTVKDRTNVRELTLEAIDGEPVDLVVGDLSFIPLGLVLPALVRCVKPDADLVMMVKPQFEVGKERLGSGGVVRSTQLRAEAVRGVAEKAGELGLGVNGVTASPLPGPSGNVEYFLWLRAGAPALDPADVDRAVAEGPR